The genomic DNA ACATCTATCTTTAGCTTCCAGAAAAGCTCAAAATTCCCTGGCAGTTAATGGCAAGACCGAACAACTGAATTAAATGGCCGTCCTCCTCCTCATGTTGGGGAGTCACTTCAGTCCACTAGTGCTCTACTTTCAATGTGATAATctctttatatttgaattctCTATAAACAAATCGGTTTGTTTAAAGATGCTTCACACTGTCAGTggttaacttttatttttgttaagatGGCTTAAGGACCTCAAATTTTCAATGGAACGCTTCCCTTGATAGAACATTTAGGGTGActtcttttattattgttgtggGTCAAACTCACGAAAACAGCACTAGTAGTGAAGAATATCATAATAAAGTTTTGTTGTGTAGCAGATGTGGGTGAAGCTATAGAAGTTGAAGGAATAAAGTTTTTTTGTAACGATGTCACTGTGACGTTAGTTTTGGTAAGCAGTGTCATGAACAATGTCAATGTTTGTGTGATGTTATATTATCAAACGCAATGTTTTGTGATTAAtgaaaactatgtatatatatattttttaataaataattggtacataaataatgcatcattatataattgagtgattttaaaatatcttcGAAAAGTTGTGAAGACATGGATAGTACACATGTGAGATAAACATGTCTCCAATAGGATGAATTGTATTAgaacaatgctatgtgtacctattttgggtacataattcatgtacacagtgatgtgtcatcatgtaattagatgattttaaaacatgtgtcattatatgataaagaaacatccaatcacatgataacatctcatctgtgtatataaattgtgtacaaaaaataggtacacatagttttattgattgtaTTATTGGTGAGATGAATAATATACTCAGAAAAATATTTAAGCCGAATGCAAACTAATTACTGaagtaaaatttcaattcaaatcaagcCAAATACCAATTCGAGGCAAGCTGGCTCGATTTAGAGTAGCCCTGTTCATGATTAAAAATGGTACTGTCGACATATGTTGTGTCAAAACATTAGAGAAAAGCAAATATACTTTTTGTTATATCAATGCATTTTGTTCACAATCATATATACACAGTTACATCCTACAATTCAgggaaacaaataaaattttatactttcaATGGTGTCAATATTCTTAATAAAATACTTGTAACGTGATTAAAAATAGAAAGACTTTCATACTTCTGCCCTAGTAGTTAATGTGGTCAACGAATATTCTTTCAAAATAAGACGGCACGCATGAATGTTTAttctatgattttattatattcctGTTCCGTTTATGGATGTcgaatattattaataatttaattatttttcttcactgAATTTGTGTTGGGGCTTTTAGATTTTGTTCAACGGAGTGAATTATGAAAGACTTGGTAACTTTTATTTCCGATAATATATAGCATGGCGGCCGATTCAAACATAGATTACTGAACTATCTTTCAGCATAGAAATTACATTAATATGTACCGGGCTAAGCAACCTAAATGAATAGTACATAGGCTTAATGTGCAATAAAAccatgtatataaataatgaatacaaatttatatataaacgatgatataataatatgtgattaaatgattttaaattagagataaaataatatttaatcacataataatatatcattgtttgtatataaatttatatttattgtttgtgTACATAGTGCTACCCCTTACCGCCTATATGCATATGCacatttttatgcttttggttcagCACTTCTGTTAGAAGGAAGATGGCCGGTGCCAAGGCTCTGATCATAGCTATCATCATCTTTCTCTTTGgagtcttcttcttctttagcaTGTTTGTGGCCAACCCCAGGACTGTTACCTGGTGTGGTTGGTCGAAAATCATCTTCGTACACTGTTGCGGAATCACCAAAACTCGAAGGTGGGAATATTTCGTTTTTCCCTGCCACACTCACAGTGTTTGCAGCTCTAGGAATGTCAGCCCTTGGTTTTGCTGACTTAAAATCTTCTTTGATCCCTGCAGCATTCTGTTGCAAATTAATGCTTTTGCTGCCGGGCTCTGctgtttcttctttctccttgtACTTCAGCTGCCTTCCTTCAGCCGAAAGAATGGCATGGCAGGCTACTAAAGCAACAAAGATAACACATTTGTTCATGGACATCCTTTCCACCATCTTTAGAAACAGAAAGAATTACTTAAATGATAGAATGAGGGGTTGCTGAAGGAATATCGTTCAAACTATAAAAGATTTGATGAGGCAGAAGCCGTGATAACAAGCTCTCGTCTGTTTCGGTATTTATAATCTTATAAAGTTTGCACTGTGAAGATCCTCAACAGTAACAGTAATTTCATAACCTATAAAACTAAGCGTAAGTGGACCTTTGTCAGATTCAATTTCGACGGTTTATATGTAGCCAACTTTTCAAAGGCCCTTCTCTCAATATTTGCATATAATTAATGGGAATCATAAAGTATAGACCTAGAATGTGACAAATGAAACAGCAGTCACCGACTTCCAGCTTTTCTTGAAGCTAAAATATCCTTGACCTTTCAATGTGCTGAAGTGTTGCTTTATGTTGTTTTTAGTTTGTAAGGCGGTAAATCTACTTAAGAGAAAGTAGGGACGCTCCGCCACCACCGAAATGCACCAAAATGTCAGGGATTCTCCTGTACCATCCACTTGcaaatgtatattattttatgtagaTGGTTCGTGCGCAAGAGAATTGCTTAATTTGGTCGACAGACTCAAGTGAACCACATCTGGCCTTAGTCTGACCTTCGAATTGTTTTTA from Mangifera indica cultivar Alphonso chromosome 16, CATAS_Mindica_2.1, whole genome shotgun sequence includes the following:
- the LOC123199575 gene encoding precursor of CEP8-like, translating into MVERMSMNKCVIFVALVACHAILSAEGRQLKYKEKEETAEPGSKSINLQQNAAGIKEDFKSAKPRADIPRAANTVSVAGKNEIFPPSSFGDSATVYEDDFRPTTPGNSPGVGHKHAKEEEDSKEKDDDSYDQSLGTGHLPSNRSAEPKA